Sequence from the Paraburkholderia acidiphila genome:
TAAAACGCCGCAATGTTCTCGATCAGTTGATCCGCAAGCGCCTGCATGGCTTCATCGCTCGCCCACGCAACGTGGGGTGTGAGGATGAATGCCGGATGCGAGACGATGGCCTGGAACGGATGATCGGCAGGCAGCGGTTCCTGCGTCACGACATCGAAACCCGCGCCTGAAATCGCGCCGGATTGCAGCGCATCCACCAGCGCTGCTTCGTTCACGAGTCCCCCACGCGCCGTGTTGATCAGCAAGGGGCGTCGCTTCATGCGCGCGAAGGCCGTTGCGTCGATCAGATCCCGCGTGTCCACGTTGAGCGGACAGTGCAGCGTGATGATGTCGCTGACTTCCAGCAGCGTTTCGAGGGGCACGTAGCCCGCTCGCGCATCGTTGCGCGTTTTGCGCGCGGCGAACAGCACGCGCAGGCCGAGCGCGCGCCCCATTTGCGCGACGGCTTGTCCGAGTGCGCCGTCGCCAATGACACCGAGCGTCGAACCCGCGAGATTGCGGATCGGATAATCGAAAAAGCAGAACTGCCCCGATTCGAGCCAGCGGCCAGCGCGCACGGCGTCGCGATACGCGGCCAGGCCGCGGCGCAGCGCGAATATCAACGCGAACGTATGCTCCGGCACGCTGTTGCCGGCGTAGTCGCGCACATTGCTCACGACGATGCCGCGCGCCGCGCACGCAGCCAGATCGACGTTGTCCGTACCTGTGGCCGCGATGGCGATCATGCGCAGGCGCGTCGCGCCGGCCAGCGCCGCTTCGGTGATGCGCGCCTTGTTCGTGATGACGATATCGGCGTTGCGGATGCGCGCGGCAACCGCTTCGGGTGCCGTGCGCTCGAACGTTTCCAGCGTGTGATCGAAAGGCAGCGGACGAAGCTGCGTCTGGGGCGCGAGTGTGGCGCGATCGAGAAAAACGACGTGCATGGGTTTCTGGCCTGAGCGAAAGAGGGGCAGTACGTCTATTGTCGCCTGCGGCGCCTAAGGGTGGTTTGCCCGTTCCGCCAACTGACTTTCCGATGCGGAAATGCGTAGTGACGCCGCACAGGATGCGAAACGCGTGAACATGCCGAGCGTTCTCCCAGCCTTTCCATTTGCTCAAGCCAGATTGAGCAAGCATCGATTATCAAAGGGTGCGGTCGGGTTCATCATGTTTCCCATAGTCAGTCGCAGACAGTGAGGAGACACAGCCATGCCACGACCACTCGAAGGAATCCGCGTGCTGGAGCTCGGGCAGCTCATCGCGGGTCCGTTTGCCGGCCGCATGCTCGCCGAATTCGGCGCGAGCGTCATCAAGGTGGAGCCGCCCGGCGTGGGCGATCCGCTGCGCAAGTGGCGCCTGCTGCACGACGGCACGTCCGTTTGGTGGGCCGCGCAGTCGCGCAACAAGGAATCCATCACGCTCGATCTGCGCACGCCCGAAGGGCAGGACGTGATTCGCCGGCTCGTCGCGCAAACCGACGTGCTAATCGAAAATTTCCGCCCGGGTACGCTCGAAGGCTGGGGCCTCGGCTGGGACGAACTCAGCGCGATCAATCCAGGCCTCATCATGTTGCGCGTCTCGGGCTATGGGCAGACGGGCCCGTATCGCGACCGGCCTGGGTTCGGCGTGGTCGCCGAAGCGATGGGCGGCCTGCGCCACCTGAGCGGCGAGCCCGAGCGCACGCCGGTGCGTGTGGGCATCTCGATCGGCGATTCGCTTTCCGCGCTGCATGGCGTGATCGGCATCCTGCTCGCGCTGCGCCACCGCGAGCAGCAGGGCGGACGGGGCCAGGTCGTGGACGTCGCGCTCTACGAGTCGGTCTTCAACATGATGGAAAGCCTGTTGCCCGAGTATTCGGTGTTCGGCGCCGTGCGCCAGCCGGCGGGCAGCAGCCTCCCTGGCATCGCGCCGAGCAACGCCTACCGCTGCAGCGATGGCAAGTACGCGCTGATTGCGGGCAACGGCGACAGCATCTATCGCCGCCTGATGGACCTGATCGGGCGCGCGGATCTCGGCAACGATCCCGCGCTCGCGCAGAACGACGGACGGGTCGCGCAGGTCCAGCGCATCGACGCCGCCATCGGCGAGTGGACCGCGCGCCAAACGCTCGACGAGGTGCTCGCGGCGCTCAACGACGCGCGCATTCCGGCGGGGCGCATTTACGATGTCGCGGACATCGCGGCCGATCCCCATTACCATGCGCGCGAGATGATCGTGGACGACACTTTGCCCGATGGCACAGCGGTCCAGGTGCCGGGCGTGGTGCCCAAGCTGTGCGGTACACCTGGCACGATCGAGCGCAGCGCGCCGAAGCTCGGCGAGCATACCGACACGGTGCTGGAATCGATAGGCGTGGACGCCGCGACGCGCGCAGCATGGCGCGAGCGCGGCGTGATCTGAACGGAGAGCGGCAAGATGAGTACCGGAACTAAAGAACACTTCAAGGGCAAGGTGCTGTATCTCAACGAAGTTGCGACGCGCGACGGCTTCCAGAACGAAGCCGCGTTCATCGACACCGACGAGAAGATCGTGCTGATCGACCGCCTGAGCGCTTGTGGCTACGCGAAGATCGAAGTGACCTCGTTCACGTCGCCGAAGGCGATTCCCGCACTGCGCGACGCCGAGGCGGTGATGCACGGCATCAAGCGCGTGCCGGGTGTCGTCTACACGGTGCTCGTGCCGAACGTGCGCGGCGCGGAGCGCGCGCTGTCGTGCAACGTGAATGAAGTGAATCTCGTGATGTCGGTGAGCGAGACCCACAATCGCACCAACTTGCGCATGACGCGCGAGCAGTCGTTCGCGCAGTTGCGCGACGTGATCGATGCGGTGCGCGGCACGGGCGTGGCGATCAATGTTTCGCTCTCCACAGCAATGGGCTGCCCGATGGAAGGCGACGTGCCCGTCGAAGACGTGCTCGGCTGGATGCAGCGTTTCGCCGAACTGGGCGTGCAGGGCGTCACGCTTTGCGACACGACAGGCATGGCGCACCCCGCTCAGGTGCGCGCGCTGTGCGAAAGCGCTGCACAGGCGTTTGGCGCGCTCGAGCTTACGCTGCACTTCCACAATACGCGCGGCATGGCGCTTGCCAATACGCTCGCCGCGCTCGATGCGGGCATCGTGCGCTTCGACGCCTCGCTCGGCGGCCTGGGCGGCTGTCCGTACGCGCCGGGCGCGAGCGGCAACGTGTGCACGGAAGAACTCGTGCACATGCTCGAACTCGACGGCTACGACACCGGCGTCAATCTCGCCGCCGTGCTCGATGCCGCCGCGCTGCTGCCTGGCCTGATCGGCCACGACGTGCCGAGCCAGATTCTCAAGGCCGGCCGCCGGCTCGACCTGCACCCGGTTCCCGAACTGGCGCAAGGCATGCCCGTACAACGGGCGTTCTCATGACAAGGAGCGAAGCATGGCGTTGATCGACCACCTCGACCATCTGGTGCTGACCTGCGTGGACCCCGAGGCCACGAAGCACTTCTATACGGAAGTGTTGCAGATGGAACTGGAGACCTTCGGCGCGGGCCGGCTCGCGTTTCGCTTCGGCAACCAGAAGATCAATCTGCATGTGCGCGGCGCGGAATTCGAGCCCAAGGCGCATGTGCCGGTGCCGGGCGCGCTCGATCTGTGCTTCATCGCCTCGGTGCCGCTCGACGCGGTGATCGCGCAGCTCGCGCAGAAGAACTGGCCGATCGTCGAAGGTCCCGTCGAGCGCACGGGCGCGACGCAGAAAATCCGCTCCGTTTATGTGCGCGACCCGGATCTGAATCTCATCGAGATTTCCGAGCTGATTTAGGCCGGTTCATTTATCTCGCCAGCTTTCGCCGTTGAACCGGGGGGCGCCGGCGCAGCGGCGAGCACGCCGGCCCGAACGGCCGGTACGCGGACGTCCATGACAGGACGTCCGCTTCTCCACGCTCCGATCCGCACTTCCTCCCGAGCCCGCGATGCAGGACAATCGTCTCTCGCGCGGCCTTGCTCCCTTCATCATGGTCAATCCACTTCACTTCGATCTGCAGTCGCTGCGGGTCTTTCTGCTCGTCGCTGAACACGGCAGCCTTACCAAGGCCGCCGAGCACGGGCAACTCACGCTTTCGGCCGTCAGCAAGCGCATTGCCGAGCTTGAAAGCGTGACGGACTGCGCCTTGTTCCTGCGCCGCGCGCGCGGCGTGGAGCTCACGCCCGCGGGGCACGCGCTGCTCGGGCACGCTACGCGCGTGGTCGATCAGGTGAATCGCATGGCCACCGAAATGAGCGATTACGCCGCCGGCGTACGCGGGCATGTGCGCATGTGGGCGAATACGTCGGCGATCGTGCAGTTCCTGCCCGTCGATCTCGCGTGCTTCCTGAATGAGCATCCGGGCATCAAGGTCAGTCTCGAAGAACGGCTGAGCCACGAGATCGTCGAAGCGCTCGGCGCAGGCAAGGCCGACCTCGGCGTGTTCGCCGACAACGTGCCCGCGCCTGGCATCGAGCGGCGGCTCTATCGCCGGGACGAACTCGTGCTGCTCGTACCGCGCAATCATCGCTTCGCCGAACTCGACATCATCCGTTTCGCGGATACGCTCGACGAAGACTATGTGGGCCTGAGCGACGGCAGCTCGCTGCTCGCGCGCATGACGGACGCGGCGTTCGCCATCGAGCGCTCGCTCAAGCTGCGCATCCAGGCCTCGAACTTTGACGGCGTGTTTCGCATGATCGAAGCGGGGCTCGGTATCGGCGTGCTGCCGCGCGACGCCGTGAGCGACGAGCGCGGCAAGGCGGGCGTCGTCAAGATCAAGCTTGCGGACACGTGGGCCACGCGTACGCTATGGATCGGCATGAAGTCGGATAGCGCGCCAAGTTCGGACATCGTGAGCCTGTTCGACTACATGTCGGCGCGCGCGGCGCAATGAAAACCGGGGCGGCCCCGCATGACGCGGCGGCCGCCCCGATGATCGAGGGACGCGCGAGGAATCAGCCGGTCAGACCGGATTGATTTCGTCCTGGCTGCGGCGCGTAGTGAGCGGCCCGAGCGCACGCAGCGTGACGGCGACGACGGCGAGCGCGGCGGAGATCACGCCGAACATCGCAATGGGGCCGTGCTGCGTGAGCACCGGCAACAGGATGAATGGCAGCGCGCTGCTCATGATGCGCGAGAGCGAGTATGTGCTGCCGATGGCGGTCGATCGTACGCTGGCCGGGAAAATTTCGGCCTGGTACACGTGATAAGCGTTGCTGAACACATTCGACGCACAGGTCGTCAGCACGCCGAAGCAAACGATCAGCGCGGCCTGCCCCGAATACGCGAAGCCAAGACCAAAGATCGCAATGGAAACGAGCGAGGCGATCACGAGTGTGCGGCGCTCGATCCAGTTCAGCAGCGGCACGGAGAGCAGCGAGCCGATCGGGTAGCCGAGAAACGAGAGCGCGACGAACAGCGTGCTGCCCGTTACGTCGATGCCGCGGCTCTTCACGACCACGCCTGCGAGCGTGCCGAAGCCGTAGTAGCCGAAGGCCTGAAACAGGTGAAACACGACGAGCATGAAGTAGCGCTTGTCATACGGTGCCCGCCGCAGCACGGCAATACGCTCGGAAAGGCGCAGCGGGTGCTGGCGCGTTTTCGGCTCGGCAAAGTGCTTGGGCATCTGCGCGCCGGCGCTTTGCGCGAAGCGGCCCAACATCGCATAGGCTTCGTCGGCGCGGCCTTGCGCGAGCAGCCAGCGCGGGCTTTCGGGCAGGCGATGCTGCACGGCCAGCACGAACAGGGCGCCAAGGCTGCCGATGGCGAGAATGATGCGCCATCCCGCGATACCGCCGAGATGCAGCGGGTTGAGCCAAACGGCGAGGAAACCGACCAGCGGCACGGCGACATACGACGTGGTATAGGCCCACGCGGCGAGCCGGCCGCGTTTTTCCTTCGGCAGAATTTCCGAGAGGAACGTGTCCGCCACGGGATAGATCGCGCCGACGCCCACGCCGGTCAGAAAGCGGCAGACCACGAGCATGGTGGCGTTCACGGAGAATGCGGCGAACAGCGAAAACGCGCTGTACCACACGAGCGTGAACAGGAAGGCGCGCCGCCGGCCGATGCGGTCGGCGAGACTGCCGAGAAAGAGCGAGCCGAAAAACATGCCGACGAATGCCGAGGCCAGCAGCAGCTTGAACGCGAGGCTGTGCGCGTCGAGGCCATACTCGTTTTGCAGCGCTGCCCCGATCGAGCTGACGAGAAAGATCTCGTACATGTCGAAGAACAGGCCAATGCCGATCACCCACACTACGAAGCGATGCAGCGCACCCACCGGCATGTCGTCCATGAAACCGCTGAGCGTGACGCCTTGGGGGCTTTGAAACGCGGTTTGCGCGGTTAGCGGG
This genomic interval carries:
- a CDS encoding D-2-hydroxyacid dehydrogenase yields the protein MHVVFLDRATLAPQTQLRPLPFDHTLETFERTAPEAVAARIRNADIVITNKARITEAALAGATRLRMIAIAATGTDNVDLAACAARGIVVSNVRDYAGNSVPEHTFALIFALRRGLAAYRDAVRAGRWLESGQFCFFDYPIRNLAGSTLGVIGDGALGQAVAQMGRALGLRVLFAARKTRNDARAGYVPLETLLEVSDIITLHCPLNVDTRDLIDATAFARMKRRPLLINTARGGLVNEAALVDALQSGAISGAGFDVVTQEPLPADHPFQAIVSHPAFILTPHVAWASDEAMQALADQLIENIAAFYEGKPRNNVTAMVTAR
- a CDS encoding CaiB/BaiF CoA transferase family protein, producing MPRPLEGIRVLELGQLIAGPFAGRMLAEFGASVIKVEPPGVGDPLRKWRLLHDGTSVWWAAQSRNKESITLDLRTPEGQDVIRRLVAQTDVLIENFRPGTLEGWGLGWDELSAINPGLIMLRVSGYGQTGPYRDRPGFGVVAEAMGGLRHLSGEPERTPVRVGISIGDSLSALHGVIGILLALRHREQQGGRGQVVDVALYESVFNMMESLLPEYSVFGAVRQPAGSSLPGIAPSNAYRCSDGKYALIAGNGDSIYRRLMDLIGRADLGNDPALAQNDGRVAQVQRIDAAIGEWTARQTLDEVLAALNDARIPAGRIYDVADIAADPHYHAREMIVDDTLPDGTAVQVPGVVPKLCGTPGTIERSAPKLGEHTDTVLESIGVDAATRAAWRERGVI
- a CDS encoding hydroxymethylglutaryl-CoA lyase; translated protein: MSTGTKEHFKGKVLYLNEVATRDGFQNEAAFIDTDEKIVLIDRLSACGYAKIEVTSFTSPKAIPALRDAEAVMHGIKRVPGVVYTVLVPNVRGAERALSCNVNEVNLVMSVSETHNRTNLRMTREQSFAQLRDVIDAVRGTGVAINVSLSTAMGCPMEGDVPVEDVLGWMQRFAELGVQGVTLCDTTGMAHPAQVRALCESAAQAFGALELTLHFHNTRGMALANTLAALDAGIVRFDASLGGLGGCPYAPGASGNVCTEELVHMLELDGYDTGVNLAAVLDAAALLPGLIGHDVPSQILKAGRRLDLHPVPELAQGMPVQRAFS
- a CDS encoding VOC family protein, whose product is MALIDHLDHLVLTCVDPEATKHFYTEVLQMELETFGAGRLAFRFGNQKINLHVRGAEFEPKAHVPVPGALDLCFIASVPLDAVIAQLAQKNWPIVEGPVERTGATQKIRSVYVRDPDLNLIEISELI
- a CDS encoding LysR family transcriptional regulator, with protein sequence MVNPLHFDLQSLRVFLLVAEHGSLTKAAEHGQLTLSAVSKRIAELESVTDCALFLRRARGVELTPAGHALLGHATRVVDQVNRMATEMSDYAAGVRGHVRMWANTSAIVQFLPVDLACFLNEHPGIKVSLEERLSHEIVEALGAGKADLGVFADNVPAPGIERRLYRRDELVLLVPRNHRFAELDIIRFADTLDEDYVGLSDGSSLLARMTDAAFAIERSLKLRIQASNFDGVFRMIEAGLGIGVLPRDAVSDERGKAGVVKIKLADTWATRTLWIGMKSDSAPSSDIVSLFDYMSARAAQ
- a CDS encoding MFS transporter, which encodes MNSHPLDLGGSAPGEAPRRPLTAQTAFQSPQGVTLSGFMDDMPVGALHRFVVWVIGIGLFFDMYEIFLVSSIGAALQNEYGLDAHSLAFKLLLASAFVGMFFGSLFLGSLADRIGRRRAFLFTLVWYSAFSLFAAFSVNATMLVVCRFLTGVGVGAIYPVADTFLSEILPKEKRGRLAAWAYTTSYVAVPLVGFLAVWLNPLHLGGIAGWRIILAIGSLGALFVLAVQHRLPESPRWLLAQGRADEAYAMLGRFAQSAGAQMPKHFAEPKTRQHPLRLSERIAVLRRAPYDKRYFMLVVFHLFQAFGYYGFGTLAGVVVKSRGIDVTGSTLFVALSFLGYPIGSLLSVPLLNWIERRTLVIASLVSIAIFGLGFAYSGQAALIVCFGVLTTCASNVFSNAYHVYQAEIFPASVRSTAIGSTYSLSRIMSSALPFILLPVLTQHGPIAMFGVISAALAVVAVTLRALGPLTTRRSQDEINPV